The sequence ACGACACCGCGAGCCCGGGCCGCCAAGGTTCGGCAGGAGCCGGCTAAGGCCGCCGGCCGCCCCCAGGAGCTTCGGTACCAGTCGCCGGAAGTGCTCTTCAAATTTCCATCGGCTGTCAAGGACGAGTCCAAGGTACTTCATCGTACCTCCGACGCCGATGAAAGTCCCGCCCACCATAATCGCGGACTGGGTCGGAGGTGCTCGTCGAGGCCCGTAAAAATACATGGCCTCAGACTTGTGCAATGCAACCTCCAAACCCAGACGGCGGATTCTGGACACCATAATGGCCAAGCCAGCCGTAGCCCTGCATCGGGCCTCCCTGTGAGTGCTGCCCCGCGCCGTCACCAAGGTGTCGTCTGCGTAACACACGACTTCAACGCCACCCGGGAGGGGCAGGCGCAGCACCCAGTCGTACCCGATGTTCCATAGGAGCGGCCCGAGAACCGACCCCTGCGGAACACCACAAGACGTTGCCCGCTGCGACCAGCCGACGCTGGTTGGGTACGCGACCGAGCGTTCGGAGAGGTAGGCCGCGACGATCCTCCGAAGGTACGGCGGGAAACCATGGTATCCCAGCGCCTCCCTGATGGTTTCCCAGGGCAAGGTGTTGAAGGCGTTGGAGATGTCCAAAGACACCACCAACAGCACTTCGCCCCGGGACTCCGCATCTTCCGCAAGGTCCCTCACCCGCGCTATGGCGTCCAGGGTGGACCTGCCAGTGCGGAAGCCGAACTGGTTGGCGCTGAGATTCGGCCCCACACTTTCCAGGTGCTGGACGAGACGAGCGGCAATCACCCGCTCAAAGAGCTTGCTGATCTCGTCCAGCAGAACTATCGGTCGGTACGCCGACGGCTCAAGGGCCGGACGGCCGTCCTTTTTGAGAAGGACCAGTTTCCCCCTCTTCCACTCACTCGGGAACTGGCCCCGCTCCAAACAGGCCTGGAATAATGCCCGTATCCACGGGCCGAGCGGCTCCAGCGCTAGGACCCAGGCGCGGCCGGGCACACCGTCGGGGCCGGGAGCAGTGTTTTTGGCGCGCATGCGCAACACCGCCGCCCTCAGCTCATCCTCCGTTACCGGCGGTGCTCCTGGATCTCCTCCCTCCCCAGTGGAATCAGCCATTTCAGGCGCCTTGAAACCGGCAGTTGCCGGCGGGAACAGGCCGGCGACCACCGCGTCGACGTCATATGGCTGAAGACTCTGGGTGATGGGAGGGGCCCTAGACCGGAGCTTTCGCCGCACGGCCTTGTAGGGCCTCCCGAATGGATCACTATCCAGAGCCCTCAGCATCTCATCGTCCGCCTGGTCCTTCGCCGCGCCGATAGCCACCCGAAGGGCCTTGACCGCACTCCTGTAGAGGGAGTAGAGCCGCTCTTCCTCCATAGCGTCCCGGCGCCTCCGCCGACGGCAGCGGGTATACCGGCGTCTCGCCGCCACGCAAGTACTGCGCAGCAGCGTGAGCTCGGCTGTCCACCAGTATACCGGCCGTCTGGAGGGGACGGATCGGACCCTGGGCATAGCCCCGTCACAAACCCGCGCCATGGCCGCACCCAATCGCGCCGCTTCTTCACCGACCTCGTCGACGCGCTCCCGGGGCGCAGAAAACCACGCCTCGACGAGAGCGGCCTCGACCAAAAAGTCCCGGTCCATCCGTGACAAAGACCACCGTGGACCCTCCCCGCTCAGGGGCCGATCTGGGCCACTCAGGTTGGACGGGGACGCGGATATGCCGAACCTCACGTAACGGTGGTCCGAAAGCGTCTCCACGTCCTCGACCACGTGCCAGCCACAAACACGGCGTGCCAGGACGGCATCGGCGAAGGCGATATCAACAATGGAGCCGCCTTGACGCCGCACGCACGTGTTGACCGACCCCCGGTTGAGGACCATGAGTCCGGTCTCCGCCGCCCAATGTTCCAACTCCCGGCCCCGCGGATCCGTCGTCGGGCATCCCCAAGCCGAGGATTTGGCGTTGAGGTCCCCCGCGACGAGCACTCGGGTGGATCGACTTCTGCCTATCAGGACGCCGATCTCAGAGATAAATGCCTCGAAGTCGGCGAGACTCCGATTCGGCGAGAAGTACACCCCGACCACCAAGATGTCGCCGACGAGGGCCGCCACGTATCCCTGACCTCGGACTACGTCCGCGAAGGCCGGAGAGCCTGTGACAGACCGGGACGTTAAGGCCACCAGCCCGTCTGTGTCCCCCACCCAATCGTCCCCAGACGGGACCCGGTAGGGCTCGGCCACCACCGCCACATGTATCCTCCACTCCGCCATGCTCTGGAACAGAAGGTCCTGAGCTCTGGCGGAGTGATTGATATTGGCCTGGAGGAGGTTGAGGGCCATTATTCGACGACCATAGCTACCTCCTCAGCCCCCGGCGCCGCTGCCTGTTGGGATGAGGTCGAGGACTGACCGGCCGTCGGGCTCGGACCTTCCTCTCCTCCCTTCTTTTTCCTCCTCCCATTGGATGGGGGGATGCACGCCTTGCTCCCGACATGGTGCTCCGCAGGGGCGCCAGCCGCGGCGCAGACGACGCAGTGAAGCGCGGCCGTGCATCCGCGGGCCTTGTGACCTGGTTGACCGCACCGGAAACAGAGCCCGGAGCGGTCAACTCCCTCTTGGCACTGGCAAGATATGTGCCCTGGAGCCAGGCACCTGAAGCACCTGATGGGGCGGGCATCTAGCAACCTGGCCTGGGCGGACACCCAACCCACCAGTAGGCGGCCAACGGTCGCAATCTTCTTTGCAGCCGCGACGGGACACTGGACCACGACTGATCCCAGTCCGTCGCGGCCGGTCGACATTGCGCCGGCCCGTAGCTGCTCGGCGGGGCACCCTCCCGCTGCAGCAATGGCGGCAACCACCTCGGCACTGGTGGTGGCGTCGTCCAAGCCTGCCACCCGTAGGGCCACGGACTTAATAGGCCGGGAGACGCGGACGACACCACCATCCAGGACCTCCCTGAGCCTTTGGGCCAGGGAGTCCGCCTTCTCGCCGCTAGAGGCGCCCGGGAACTCGAAGACACGTCCCCCATTGGCAGCCTTCCGAAGGCGAACGCCCTGGGCTCCGAACTCGGCTGGGTTTATTTTCTCCTTCGCCGAGGCAATGACGCTGGCGTAGGTGGCACCCTGCTCCGCAGCGCCCGGCTGCAGCGTAATAACAACTGCCGACGACCGAGGCACATGCAGCTTTGCAGCACCACTCTTCACCTGAGGCCGCCTTTTAGGGCCCACCTTTGTCCACTCGCCAACCGCGGGCTGCGACGGCTGCTGCCCGGGTGGTGGgtctttcttcttcttcttcttccttTTTCTCCTCCTctttcttttctctttttcCCCGCTAGCGGGTAAGGAGGTCTGGGCAGGACCCGACGGGCGCTGGTGTGGCGCCGATGGGGCTTTCCTTTGAGTGCCGCTGGGGCCAGGTTGAGCCGCCACTTTGGGTGCCGTCTGTTGCCGCGCAAGTTTGTCGGCGTATGTGCTCCCGTCCTTCCTCGTATCGGCCGCGAGAGGCGGCCGCAGGTTCTTCTCCGGGAGAAGTCTGTCCTCCAGCGAGGCCAGGCGGGCGTTCATCATCCCCCCGACCTGAACCATCACTGCACGACAGATCTCCTCCACGGAGAGCGTCTCGCTCGGTGTTTGTGTTTGTGGGGGCCGTGATGCGGGGGCGGCCTCCATTGTCACATCAGGGTCGGAATGGCCAGCGGAACCCCGTGTCCGCAGGTCCTCCTTGATGGCAGCAAGCTCCTTACGGAGTGCGTCCATCTCGGCGCGCAGGCGGGCATTGTCTGCCTGCAGCTGCTGTGTCTCTTCCGTTTGTGTGCGAGCCCCGAGGACTTCCACAGCTTCCTTGATGGATGCCGCAGCGTCCTTCAAGGCCCGCACAAAGGTACCCTTTAGGTTGGAGGACTTGGTTGCCACCTTCATTATAATCTCCAGGTCCTCCTGCACCTGCTCATGAAGCTGAGCGGCGCATCTCTCTCCCGTTCCTTCCGCAGGTCGAGAAAACAGCGCAGACCTTGTCTCGCGCCGGAAACGAGCGATCTTAGCTTCCTTCTCGAGGTCTTCCTCCTTATTCTTGGCCCGAGCTTTGGCCGCAGCCCTCTTTTCTTGCTGGCGCCACCTTGCCATCGCTAGGGACACCGCCCGGTCTTCGTCCTCGGATCCCTCGCTGAGGCGGGGCCGCTTCGCGCCGAACATCGCTGCGGCCGCCTCCGAAATCTGGGACCTCTCGGAAACGACGATGTGGCTGCAATCGGAATCCGACGCTGCCCTACCATCGCACTCCATGGTGTCATCATTGGTCTGACCTGGGGCCGCCTCACGGCACTCTGCAGGTCTCCCGTTCCCAACACCAACCTCTTTTTCCTTCCTTAAAACCAAATCGCATGCTTCAGAATCCAAATTTCTCGCCAAGGTCGTTTTTTGGGTGACAGTAAGGCAGCCCttgccccccccagaatacgaGGGGCAGCCTGCAGCCGTAGCCACAGGGAGGGATTCTCCCTCAGCCGAACTGAGggtaccctcctggggtagTTTCTTTTTTCGAGATGCCATTACATAGTTGTCCAGTGTTATCGGACACCGGAAACCGCCTTTCGATACAGGGTGAGGTCCCTGACCACGATGCGCGGCCTAGAAGGCCACCATCCCACGACCGAAGTCCTCTGCAGTTAAATGTGCTGCCGCATACCGACGTATTTGCCCGACAGGATGGCCGAGTTGACCACACCTGCCGCGCCGAGGGCCTTGAAGGCCCCCCATCCCACGACCCCTAAGGATCCACTGGTGTTTTCCGCGGGCCTGTCCGGTATGGGAGGCCCTGTCCGGCATAGCCCCGCGGAAAAACACCCCACACGCCGCACGGCAGCACCTCGGTGCTCGCCGTACCCAGCACCGCCCAATGAGCGTGCTTGAGCCCCATCCTTCATCCTGTGATGATCACAGGAGGTGGAGGGGCTCCTCCTCCTCCggggatttttttatagaggttcccttcctcgcggcccaacgctcagtgcgcaaggcccccggtccgctcagtgcggattacggtttgcttggcgtccaccAATCATGAAGACCAGCggacggccaagtgtggtgttgccaccgggtaattttttagagaggttttcttcctcgcagccccacgctcagtgcgcagggcccccggttCCGCTCAGTGTGGATTACGGGTTGTCCGACGGTGGCCGAAGCCATCGCCCACCGGCCAAAGACCGGCAGGCCCGCCGCACGGGTGGTCGCCACCCAAACTGTCCCAGAACCAGAACAGTCCGAGCAACAACCCATCGGGATAGCGCATCGCTGCGCTCCACCCGTCTAGTGTTTGGTTCACGGGGCTTTCGCCCTACCCCGACAAAaatgccggggcgttcccctatccaccacccggggacgcgccacgtcggagttcacctctccgcccactcggacaaccgagcaggtccgtggtggcctagtcacccctaacttagggtaggatCCGAGCACCTTGGTGAagacgtatagtgagttgATGATGAACCAtcagtttataaaaactaagttagttaaaaaattaagaaaccaAACTAACTCTTACATAATCTTTTTTTGGTGGGGAAATGTACTATGTATAAAAAGGAAAGGTACTCTGCTTTTTGAGAAAAAGACATGGGTTTCTTTTCAAACTCCGACCTAACTTCAGGGTAACAAATCTAATGCcaccttttaaaaaaaatatgacgtaGTAAGTTTTGCCCgcctgaaattaaaaaaaaaaaaactgtgcaCACGTATAAATCTTTACCTGATTACTATGTTTCTTCAAAATCTCATCCCAATCCACATTTATGTCTTTAGTAAGATgtcaaaatgattttttaaatatcttatttaataGAACAGTAAACAGGAAGCGATTATCCTAAAGAAAATTAaggtttaataacaaaaatactcTCGCTTAAGAAGCCATCTTGTTCCAGCTCACGATCTCATTTCAAGTTAATACAATCGAAATTCGTGTAATAAACTTTTAGTATACGGGAACATCTTAATTACTTCCTTTACTCCGCTCTTTTTACTCATATCGTAAAACTGGTTGCTATGACAACGCGATAACAACGCACGGAATAGATCCAATAACTAAATGGAAACCCTAACGTCAAAGTGACGTATACAGTGCGCAAAAACATATACTTTAGAATAATAACGATGGAAATAATTGAGTTTTAACCTTTGTCGCTTACTGTAcagtgaccatttatatagtGGTGCACGCATAGTACGTACAACTTAACTCGAGTTTTCATAATCTCATTATTAAAGAGAATCATCATCACCTCACTATATATCCCCACTGAAGGGCTGacttgacttcacacatatcattgaatgtCGTCTCaattatgtgcaggttgcatcacgatgtttttcttcaccgtaaAAACTTCGGATAAGTgcacatatgtaaatcataaatagaaaaacacattggtacatggcgggattcgaacccaggacctacagattgcaagtcaagtgtttaacccctgagccaccgacgctataggcttaaaaagaa comes from Papilio machaon chromosome 27, ilPapMach1.1, whole genome shotgun sequence and encodes:
- the LOC123722548 gene encoding uncharacterized protein LOC123722548, which encodes MASRKKKLPQEGTLSSAEGESLPVATAAGCPSYSGGGKGCLTVTQKTTLARNLDSEACDLVLRKEKEVGVGNGRPAECREAAPGQTNDDTMECDGRAASDSDCSHIVVSERSQISEAAAAMFGAKRPRLSEGSEDEDRAVSLAMARWRQQEKRAAAKARAKNKEEDLEKEAKIARFRRETRSALFSRPAEGTGERCAAQLHEQVQEDLEIIMKVATKSSNLKGTFVRALKDAAASIKEAVEVLGARTQTEETQQLQADNARLRAEMDALRKELAAIKEDLRTRGSAGHSDPDVTMEAAPASRPPQTQTPSETLSVEEICRAVMVQVGGMMNARLASLEDRLLPEKNLRPPLAADTRKDGSTYADKLARQQTAPKVAAQPGPSGTQRKAPSAPHQRPSGPAQTSLPASGEKEKRKRRRKRKKKKKKDPPPGQQPSQPAVGEWTKVGPKRRPQVKSGAAKLHVPRSSAVVITLQPGAAEQGATYASVIASAKEKINPAEFGAQGVRLRKAANGGRVFEFPGASSGEKADSLAQRLREVLDGGVVRVSRPIKSVALRVAGLDDATTSAEVVAAIAAAGGCPAEQLRAGAMSTGRDGLGSVVVQCPVAAAKKIATVGRLLVGWVSAQARLLDARPIRCFRCLAPGHISCQCQEGVDRSGLCFRCGQPGHKARGCTAALHCVVCAAAGAPAEHHVGSKACIPPSNGRRKKKGGEEGPSPTAGQSSTSSQQAAAPGAEEVAMVVE